The genomic stretch GGAACAGGGCGTAGTCCTGGAACACGAAGCCCACGCCACGGCGTTCCGGCGGCACGTCCCGTCCCGGCTCCGCAATGACCTGTCCGCCGAGTTCGATCATGCCGTGCTGCAACGGTTCGAGCCCGGCCGCCAGGCGCAGCAGCGTGGTCTTGCCGCAGCCCGAGGCGCCCAGCAGGCAGACGATCTCCCCCGCCGCGACGGACAGGTCGATTCCGCGCAGCACGGTGGTGGCGCCATAGGCGTGGCGGATGTCCTGAAACCGGAGGGTCACGCCTCTTTTGCCCTCAGGCGCGTTGCGCCGGAGGCGCGCCTTCGGCGTGACGTGCCGGCATCCGCCGGCTTGGCTTGCGCGCCGTGCCCTGGTACGCCGGGCGCGGAGAATGGTCTGGACGCGGTCGCGCCGTGCACGCCCGGCTCCCGTCGGGGCAGCGATCCGCCCCCGCGCCTGAACAGGCACGTCACGGCGCGGCGCCGCGCGGGCTGTCGCTACCGGACAGGTCCGCCTCCGCCGCGCCCTCATCCTGCGGCGCCGGATCCTGGTCCGCCGCAGCGTCGGTGACCGGCTCCGCCTCGGTCCCGCCCGGACCGCCCAGGGGCAAGGCCGGACCGGTCTCGGCCGTCACCAGTTCCTCCTTGCGCGGCAAGTCGGACAGCGCCTTCAGGCCGAACTGTTCCAGGAATTTCGGCGTGGTGCCCCACAGGGTCGGGCGGCCGGGCACTTCGCGCCGCCCGCGCGGGGCGACCAGGCCGAGTTCCAGCAGCGCCTCCAGCGTCGTCTGGGCCAGGGCGGCACCGCGGATCTCCTCGATCTCGCCGCGCGTGCAGGGCTGGTGGTAGGCGATGATGGACAGCGCCTCCATCGCCGCGCGCGGCAGGCGGCGCGGCGCCTGGACCACCTTGGTCAACCGTTGCGCCAGGTCCGGCGCGGTGCGGAAGGCCCAGCCGCCGGCGACCTCTGCGATCATCACCCCGCGGCCCTCGCAGGCCTCGGTCAGTGCCGCCACCACGGTGCCGGGCACGAGCCCCGGCGGCAGCACCGCCCCCAGCATGGCGGGGGTCACGGGCCGGTCGGAGGCAAAGATCAGCGCCTCGGCGATACGGGCCCCCTCGGCGAGAAGCGCGGGGTCGGGGACATCGATGGCTGTATCGGCCGCAACGGCGTCGGCGGACGGCGCGGCATCGGACGCCGGATCGGAATCGGAGTCCGGCCCGGCGGGCGGTCCGTTGTTTGCCCCGCCCGGCTCGGAACCATCGAGACTGGGGAGCGTGGCGGCGTCGGCGGACAGCACCACCCCGGCGGCATCGTCCGCAGCGACCGGCGCGGCCTGCGGCGCTGCGTCGTCGTCATCGCTCCGCGCATCGGCGGCCGGCGCATCGCCGCCTGGCGTAGTCGCGGCGTCGGCCGCGTGCCCGCCATCCGCGGTCGTCGCGCCGCCGGCCTCGTCCCCGGCCAACGACGTCGGTTCTGCCCGGCCGGCCTTGGCCGCGTTCTCCGCCCGCCGCTCCGCTCCGCCGCCCGGCGCTTCAGCCTGCCCGTTCATCGGTGGCCCCCTCCTCCGGCCGGCGACGGACATGGATCGGCCCGAAGGCCTCCTCCTGCCGGATCTCGATTCCGCCGCCGCGCGCCATCTCCAGCCCCGCCACGAGCGTGCTGGCAAGCGCCGCCTTGCGCTCCAGCGGGTCGAGGATGGTGTCCGGCAGGAACCCCTGCAGCACCGACCAGGACGGCAGCGCGCCGACGAGCCGGGTCAGCCGCTCCAGCGCCTCCTGCACCGTGAACAGTTTCCGCGGCTTCGGGCGGTAGGGCCGGCGCGCCAAGGCGCGGCGCCGTGCCGCGACATAGGATTGCAGCAGCGACGGCAGGTCGGCATGCAGGCCGGACCGGTCCTCGACGCGCAGGCTTTCAGGCGCGCCACGGGCAAACACGTCATGCCCGAGCCAGGGCCGCCGGTTGAGCCACAGCGCCGCCGCGCGCATCCGTTGCAGTTCGGCCAGCCGGTCGGCCAGCTGTTCGGCCAGCGCTTCGGCGTCCTCGCCCTCGGCCTGGTCGGGCGGCACCAGCAGGCGGGATTTCAGCCAGGCGAGCCAGGCCGCCATGACCAGCCAGTCCGCCGCCAGTTCCAGCCGCACCCGACGGGCGCCCTCGATCACCGCGAGGTACTGGTCCACCAGATCCAGGATGGACAGGCGCGCCACGTCCACCTTCTGCGCCCGCGCCAGTTCCAGCAGCAGGTCGAGCGGCCCCTCGAACCCGTCCAGGCGCAGATGCAGGCTCTCGCTCACCGCAGCCCGCCCAGCCCGGCCGCGGACAGCACCAGCCCATAGGCCGGCGCGACAGTGTTGCGCACGAACCAGGTCATCGGGTCCCAGGCCGGGATGGCCATGGGCAGGAGGAACAGCACGCCGATCACGATGATCAGCCCGTAGGGCTCGACGCGCGCCAGCGCAATGGCCGGTGCGCGCGGCAGCAGCCCCACCATGATCCGCCCCCCGTCCAGGGGCGGCAGCGGCAGCAGGTTGAACAACCCGAGCACCAGGTTCGCCAGGATCGACAGCGCGGCGAAACGCAGCAGGAATTCGGCCAGGTCCGGCCCCATCAGCCCCTCGCCCGCCAGCACCGCGTGGACCAGCAGCGCGGCCGAGAAGGCCAGCGCGGCATTGATCGCCGGCCCCGCCGCGGCCACCAGCACCATGCCCCAGCGCGGGTTGCGCAGCCGCAGGATGTCCACCGGCACGGGCTTCGCCCACCCGAACATCGCCTCGACCCGCCCGATCGTCAGCAACTGGCCCACCACCATGATGCCCGGCACCAGCAGCGTGCCGACCGGATCGACATGGCGGATCGGGTTCAGGCTGATGCGCCCGGCCCGCTTGGCGGTGTCGTCGCCCAGCGCCAGCGCGGCATAGCCATGCGCGGCCTCGTGGAAAGTGATGGCGAACACGGCCGCGAGCACGGCGGCGGCGGCTTCGGGGAACCAGTCGGGCATCAGGCCTCGCGCGGGATGGGGCCGGCGATGGCCGCCGGCGCGGGCTTATAGCAAATCATGCGCACAGGTCCCGACCCGACCGCCCGGCGCCGCCACAACGGGCGCGCAGGCCGCGCGGCGAGGACCCCGGTTGGCCCCTCACCCGTCGCGTTCGGTGGGATCGGCGCCTGCCGGATGTGCCGCAGCGGCACGAAGCGCGCGGTCGCGCAGGGCGCGCAGGGCGCCGGGTTCGCGCCCCTGCATCGCGTCGCGCACCGCCCGCGCCGTCGCCAGCCGCGCCGCCGCCCTGTCGGACAGCGCCGGGCAGCCGGCCAGCAGAGCGGCGCTGTCGCCGATCCGCCCCGTGCAGTGCAGCACCACGTCGCAGCCGGCCTCCAGCGCCGCCCCCGCCAGGTCGTTCGACGCCCCGCGCAACGCCCCCATCGCCAGGTCGTCGGTGACCAGCACGCCGTCGAAGCCGGCCTCGCCGCGGATGATGTCGCGGATCACGCGGGGCGAGATCGTGGCCGGCAGCGCCGCGTCCCAGGCCTCGTAGAGCACATGCGCTGTCATCGCCCAGGCGCCCGAGGCCGCCAGCGCGCGGAACGGCGCCAGGTCCAGCGCCAGGTGCGCCGGGCAGGCCCGCACGCGCGGCAATTCATGGTGGCTGTCGGCCGTGGCCCGCCCGTGCCCGGGGATGTGCTTGACGACCGGGATGGCGCCGCCCGCCTGCAGCCCCGCCACCCAGGCCCGGCCCAGGCGGATGATCTCATGCGGATCGTCCGAGAAGGCGCGGTCGCCGATCACGCCATGCGCGCCGGGCACGCGCAGGTCCAGCACCGGGGCGCAGACCACGTCGAGCCCTTCCGCCACGCAGGCTGCCCCCAGCAGCGCCGCATTGGCGAAGGCGGCGGTTTCGGGCGCGCCCTCGAAGGCGGCGGCGGCCGGGAAGTCCTCCCAGGCCGGCGGCCTGAGCCGCGCGACGCGCCCGCCCTCCTGGTCCACCAGGATCGGCGCCTCCGCGCCCAGGATGTCGCGCACCGACGCCGCCAGCGCGCGAAGTTGCGCCGGCGCCGCCACATTGCGCGCGAACAGGATGACGCCGACCGGCCGGCTATCGCGCAGCAGCGCGGCCTCCTCGGGCGTCAGGACATGGCCGGACAGGCCGATGATCGCGGCACGCGGGGTCACGATGGGGCTTCGGCCTCGTGTCTCGGGCGCCCCGACCAGGACGCCCGGACCAGGCGGTGATCGACGCGCGTCAGCGGATGATGGTGCAGGGAATGCTGCGGGCGCGCGCCTGTTCGCAGAAACCGTTGGCGGCCGCAACATCGGCGAAGCCCCCGGTCCGCAGGCGGAACAGCGTGGCCTGGCCCTCGCGCTCGAAGCGCACGACCTGCGGGCGAAAGGCGCCTAGCAGGTCAGCATGGCGCCGCGCCAGCCGGTCCCATTCGCCGCGCGCCGCCTCCTCGCTGGTCAGGGCACCGAGCTGCACGCGGATGGCGCCACCCGGCGCCGGGGCGGGCCGCGCTGCCGCAGTCGGGGCTGGGGCGGCAGGCTGGGCGGTAGCGGCAGGCGGCGTGGCACCCGGCGCCGTCCGGGCCGCCGGCGCCGCGCCACCCGTCGGCGCCTGCGCGTTCGGCGCGGCAGGCGCCACCGGTTGCGGCGGCGGCTGCGCCACCTGCGCGCGCAAGGCATCGATGCGCGGCGCTTCCGGCTCCGGCGCCAGCCGCGCCGCGCCATTGTTCGCAGGGCCGCGATTGCGTTCGAAGATCAGTTCGTCCTGGTTCGGCACGCGCAGCCCGCCCGGATCATCCGGGCGCACCTTGAAGGGGCGCGGGTCCGGTTCGATCAGCGGCACCGACCGTGGGGCGGCGCCGATGCGCCCGATCCCCCAGGCGATCGCCCCGCCCACCAGCAGCGCCGCAGCCAGGCCGCCGCCGATCGCGATCAAACGCCAGGGCGGCCCGCCATCATCGGAAGGCCGCACCCGATAGGACGGCACAGGAACATCGGTCACGCCCCACCCCCTGACTGCCGGGGGGCCTGGGCCAGCCCCTCAGCGCATCTCCTCGACCGGCGTCACCCCCATGACGCGCAGGCCCGAACGGATCACCGTCGCCGTCGCGGCAACGAGGGCCAGCCGGGCCCGGGTCGCTCCGGGGTCCTCCGCCCGGATGAACCGGAGCGTCGAATCGTCGCGACCACGGTTCCACAATACGTGAAAGTCCGAGGCCAAGTCTTGGAGAAAGAACGCGATCCGGTGCGGTTCACGCGCTGTTGCGGCTGCTTCCACGCTGCGCGGCCATGCGGCGATGCGCCGGATCAGCGCCATCTCGGCCGGATCGGACAGCGCATCGAGCGCCGTGCCCTCGAGTCCCGCCACCAGCGCGGCGTCGGTCGCCTCCGCCTGGCGCAGCACGGACCGGCAGCGCGCATGGGCGTACTGCACGTAGAACACGGGATTGTCGCGCGATTGCTCGACCACCTTGTCGAGGTCGAATTCCATCTGCGCATCGGCCTTGCGCGTGAGCATCGTGAAGCGCACCGCGTCGCGGCCCACTTCGTCGATCAGGTCGCTGAGCGTCACGTAGGTGCCCGCGCGCTTGGACATGCGCACCGGCTCACCGCCCTTCACCACCTGCACGATCTGCGTCAGCACGACATCGAGACTGACGCGCCGGTCGGACAGCGCCGCCACCACCGCCGCCATGCGCTTCACGTAGCCGCCGTGGTCGGCACCCCACACATGCACGAGTTCCGCGAAGCCGCGGTCGATCTTGTGCTGGTGGTTGGCGATGTCGTTCGCGAAGTAGGTGCCGGTGCCGTCGGATTTGCGCAGCGGACGATCGACCTCGTCGCCGAAGGATGTCGCGCGGAACAGCAGCTGCTCCCGCGGTTCCCAATCGTCCGGCGTCTTGCCCTTGGGCGGCTCCAGCACGCCCTGGTAGACAAGGCCCTTGCCGGTCAGCAGCGTGATCGCTGCATCGACGCCGCCGGCTTCCACCAGCGCGCGCTCGCTCACGAACACGTCGTGCGTGACGCCGAGCTTCGCGAGGTCCTCGCGGATCTCCGCCATCATCATCGCGACCGCCGTCTCGCGCGCGGTATCCAGCCAAGCGGTGCGCACCAGCCAGCCGCGCTCGAGCGCCGGAGCGAAGGCCGAGACGGTTTCCTCCGCCGGCAACATGCCGGGTTCGATGCGGCGCGCCATCATCTGGTCGCCGAAGCGCTCGGCCAGCGCATCGCCCACCGCCACCAGGTAGTCGCCGCGATACTGCAGCGTGGTGCCAAAGCGCTGTTCGGTCGCCTCCGCGTTCCACTCATCCGCACCTAGGCTGACCGCGCGCAGATACCGCCAATAGGCCGCCCACCCCAGTGCGATGACCTGGTTGCCCGCGTCGTTGACGTAGTATTCCTTGGTGACGTCGTAGCCCGCCTTGATCATCAGGTTGGCCAGCGCATCGCCCACCACCGCGCCTCGGCAATGCCCCACATGCATCGGCCCGGTCGGGTTGGCCGAGACATATTCCACATTCGCCCGGATGCCCGCGCCGAGCGTGCTGTCGCCATACCCCTCGCCCGCGCGCAGCACGGCCGGCACCTGGCCACGCAGGAAGCCTTCATCGAGCCGCAGGTTCACGAAACCCGGCCCGGCGGGTGTTGCCTCCACCACCATGGGAAGTGCCACGAGCTTCTCGGCCAGCGCGGCGGCCAGCTTCTGCGGCGCCATGCGCGCGGGCTTGGCCGCGACCAGCGCGGCGTTCGTCGCCATGTCGCCATGCGCCAGGTCGCGCGGCGGTTCCACCTGCACGCGGGCCAGCGCCTCGGGCGGCAGGTCGGGCACCAGCGCGGCCAGCGCGCCGCGCACCTCCTGCGTGAGCAGGGTGAAGATGTTCTCGGTCATGCGATGTTCAGCCTGGAATGTCTGGGTCGTTCAGGCGCCGGTATTCTTCCAGCGCATAGCGGTCGGTCATGCCGGCGATGTAGTCGCACACCACCAGCGCGCAGTGCGGCGTGCCCGCGTCGCCCGCGCGGGCACGCCACAGCGGGGGCAGCATTTGCGGCCCGCCATGCAGGTGGCTGAACAGCATCTGCACCACGCGCTTGGACTTCGCCATGGTGCGGTTGACGCGCCAGTGGCGATACATGCGGGTGAACAGGAAGTCCCGCAGCGGCAGGTTGGCTTCCGCCATCGCGGCCGAGAAACCGATCACCGGATGGCTCGCGCGGCGGATGTCGTCCACGCTCGCCGGGGCCAGGGCGGCGATGCGCCGGCGCGATTCCGCCACCACGTCGCCCACCATGGCGTTGATGACGCGGCGGATCATCTCGGGCGCCAGGCGTTCGGCCGGCGCATCCGGCGCGGCGGCACGCGCGGCCGCCAGCGCGTCCCGCACCAGCGGCAGCGCGCCCACTTCCTCAAGCGTGAACAGCCGCGCGCGCAGCCCGTCATCCAGGTCGTGGTTGTTGTAGGCGATGTCGTCCGCCAGCGCCGCCACCTGCGCCTCCGCACTCGCATGCGTGTGCAGGTCGAGCGGATGCCTCGCGTCATACTCCGCGATATAGGGCGCGGGCCGGCGCAGCGGGCCGTTGTGCTTGGCCAGGCCCTCGAGCGTCTCCCAGGTCAGGTTCAGCCCGTCGAAGCCGGCGTAGCGCGCCTCCAGCGCCGTCACCGCCTTGAGCGACTGCGCATTGTGGTCGAAGCCGCCATAGGGCTTCATCGCGGAATTCAGCGCATCCTCGCCCGCATGGCCGAAGGGCGGGTGGCCGAGGTCATGCGCCAGCGCCAGCGCCTCCGCCAGATCCTCGTCCAGCGCCAGCAGCCGCGCGATCGACCGCGCGATCTGAGCGACCTCGATGCTGTGGGTCAGGCGCGTGCGGAAATGGTCGCCCTCGTGGTAGATGAAGACCTGCGTCTTGTACTGCAGCCGCCGGAACGCCGTGGCGTGGATGATCCGGTCGCGGTCGCGCTGGAAGGGCGATCGCGCATCGCCCCCCGCTTCCGGATACAGCCGGCCGCGGGAGGTCTCGGGCCGGACGGCGTGGGGCGCGAGGCTCATGCCCGCGGGCCGTAGCACCCGCGTGCGCCCCCCGGCAACCGCAGCCCCGCGTTGGAACCGCGCCCCAAAGCCCCTATGTTCGGGACACGAGGAGTCCCCGCGCCATGCCCGACGGCACCGCCACCCTGCCCGCCTTCCGCGTCACCGACCGCGCCGCCGCCCAGGTGGCCGACATCGCCGCGCGCGAGGGCCGCCCCGGCGCCGGCCTGCGCCTGGCGGTCGAAGCCGGCGGCTGCTCCGGCTTCCAGTACAAGTTCGGGCTTGAGGATGCGCCGGCCGAGGACGACCTGGTGGTGGGCGACGGCGCGGGCCGCGTCTTCGTCGATCCCGTCTCGCTCGACCTGTTGGCGGGCGCTGAACTGGATTGGGCGGAGGAGCTCATCGGCGCGCATTTCGCAATCCGCAACCCGCAGGCAGTCTCGGCCTGCGGCTGTGGCACGTCGTTCTCGGTCGGCTAGAAGAAGGTCGGGGGAGGACACCTCCCCCGAATCCCCCACCGTTTTTTGGCAGAAAGCGCGATTGCCAAATGGGGCGGGGAGCGCTTCCCTCCGGAGCGCATGAAACTCGCCACCTTCAACGTCAACTCGATCCGCCAGCGCGCCGGGCATGTGGCGCGATTCCTCGCGCGCGCACAGCCGGACCTGCTGTTCCTGCAGGAAACCCGCTGCACGGCAGAACAGGTGCCCACCACCGAATTCGAAGCCCTGGGCTACCACACCCACGCCGTCGGCCAGGGCGGCGGGCGCAACGGCGTCGCCGTCATCGCCAGGATCCCCTTCGACATCGTCGCCGAACACCTGCCCGGCGACACCGAGGACACCCAGGCCCGCTACATCGAAGTCCAGGCAAAGGGCCTGAACGCCGCGGGCATCTACCTGCCCAACGGCAATTCGGGTGGCGATCCGGGCTACGCCTACAAGCTCGCCTGGATGGACCGGCTGCGCGCGGTGGCCGCCGAACGGCTCGACACCTTCACGCCCTTCGCGGTGCTGGGCGACTTCAACGTCTGCCCGACCGACGCCGACCTCGCCCCCGGCGCCCTGCCGCCAACCGACGCCCTGGTGCGCCCCGAAACGCGCGCGCACTTCCGCGCCCTGCTGCACCTGGGCCTGACCGATGCCCTGCGTGCGCTGCATCCGGCCGAAACCCTGTTCACCTACTGGGATTATGGCGCCGCCTTCGAGACCAACCGCGGCCTGCGCATCGACCACGTTCTGCTGAGCCCGGACCTGGCCGAGCGCCTGGACACGTGCGAGGTGGACACAGCCCCGCGCAGCGAGGCGCAGCCCTCGGACCATACCCCGGTGATCGCGACGCTGCGCTGAGGGCGCGCTACCAGCGCCGGTAGTAGGGCCGCCCCCAATAGCCCGGCCGCGGCCCCCAGTAACCACGCCCCCACCCATAGCCGAGTCCCACGCCAATCCCGACCGACGGCGCCACCACCACCGGCGGCGGTGGCGGCGCGGGCACCACCTGGATCGGCACGCCAGGCTGGAACGGCGCGTCATAGCCATAGGCCGGATAGCCATAGGCCGGCGGCGCATAGACCACAGGCGGCGCCGGCGGCGGGATGGTCGCCCCCGGCGGCGGTAATGGTACCAGGCTGCCATCGGGCATCACGACGCAGCCGCCCAGCAGCAGCGACGCGGCGGCGGCGAGGAGGACAGCGTGCATCGGGTGTCCCTTGGCTGGCGGCATTCCCCTCAGCCTGGGGTCATCGCGCGGCGCCGGCAAGGCCGAGGGTCATCGCTGGTCGCCGGCAAGCGCCGGGTGGGCGTTCAGCGCCAATACCCGCCCCGGCAACGTCCCCAGGCGTCGCAGCGCCGCGGCACCCAGTATCGGCGCGGCCGCGGCTGGACATAGACCCGCTCCGGTGGCGGTGCGTAATACGCCGGTGCGGGCGCCGGCGCGTAGATCGGCCGCGGCTGCGGCGCATAGACGACTGGTTCCTGGTAGGCCACGCACCCGGCCAGGCCGATCCCGGCAGCCACGGGCACGAGCAGACGACGAATCAGCATCGGCATTCTCCCATGCGGCGGCAACGCGGCACCGCATGGGGGGTTTCTGCGCCGCCCGGATGGCGATGCGATGGCAAACGAAACGTAACGCTACTGGTCGGCGTAGCAGTGCGTCTCGGCGGCACCGCCCGGATTGGTGACGGCGCCCAAGTAGGCCGGCCCGACCAGCTGCGCATACTTCCACAGGGCGCCCGCATTGTAGTCGTGTCCGCGCGGCTTCCAGGCGGCGCGGCGGCGCGCGATCTCCTCCTCCGGCACGATCATGTCGATGGTGCCGGCCTGCGCGTCGATAACGATCCGGTCGCCGTTCTCCAGCAGCGCGATCGGGCCGCCGACCGCGGCCTCAGGCCCGACATGGCCGATGCAGAAGCCGCGCGTCGCCCCGCTGAACCGCCCGTCGGTGATCAGCGCCACCTTGTCGCCCATACCCTGGCCATAGATCGCCGATGTGGTGGACAGCATCTCGCGCATGCCAGGCCCGCCCTTGGGGCCTTCGTAGCGCACGATGATGACGTCGCCTGCCTTGTAGGCGCGGGCCTCGACGGCGGCGAAAGCGTCCTCCTCACAGTCGAAGCACAGCGCGGTGCCTTCAAAGCGCAGGTTGGTCATCCCGGCGATCTTCACGATGCCGCCCTCGGGGGCGAGGTTGCCCTTGAGCGCCACCACGCCACCGATCGGGCTGATCGGGTCGGAGGTCGGGCGCACCACGTCCTGGTCGCGGGGCACGATCACCTCGCGGTGGTTCTCGGCCACGGTCCTGCCGGTGACCGTGAGGCAATCTCCCTTCACGTAGCCGCCATCGAGCAGCGCCTTGATGATGACCGGCACGCCGCCGATGCGGAACACGTCGGCGGCCACGTACTTCCCGCCGGGCTTGAGGTCGGCGATGTGCGGGGTCTTGCGCATGATCTCCGCCACGTCCTGCAGCGTGAAGCGGATGCCCGCTTCATGCGCCATGGCGGGCAGGTGCAGCGCGGCATTGGTGGACCCGCCCGTCGCGCCCACGATGGCCGCCGCGTTGTGCAGGCTGTCGAGCGTGACGATGTCGCGCGGGCGCAGGTTGCGGCGGATCAATTCCACCACCGCCTTGCCCGAGGCCACCGCGTGGTCGTCGCGTGTCTCGTCGGGTGCCGGCGCACCGGCCGAGAACGGCAGTGCGAGGCCAATCATTTCCGACACGCAGGCCATGGTGTTGGCGGTGAACTGCCCGCCGCAGGCCCCCGCGCCGGGGCAGGCGTGGCGTTCCAGCTCGTCCAGTTCCTCGTCCGACATGTTGCCCGCGGCGTGCTGGCCGACGGCCTCGAACACATCGAGCACCGTCACGTCGCGCCCATGGTGGCGGCCCGGCATGATCGACCCGCCATACATGAACACCGACGGCACGTTCAGCCGGATCATCGACATCATGACGCCCGGCAGCGACTTGTCGCAGCCCGCGATGCCGACCAGCGCATCATAGCAATGCCCGCGCATTGTCAGCTCGATCGAATCCGCGATCGCCTCGCGCGAGGCGAGCGAGGACTTCATCGACTGGTGCCCCATGGCGATACCGTCGGTCACCGTGATGGTGGTGAATTCGCGCGGCGTCGCGCCCGCGGCCTTCACGCCCGCCTTCGCCGCCTGCGCCTGGCGCGACAGCGCGATGTTGCAGGGCGCGGCCTCGTTCCAGCAGGAGGCGACGCCGACCAGCGGCTGCTCAATCTCCTCCTTCGTCAGGCCCATGGCGTAGTAGTAGGACCGGTGCGGCGCGCGCTCCGGGCCCATGGTGGTGTGGCGGCTCGGCAGGCGGGACTTGTCCCAGGCTTTGGCGGACACGGACGGCTCCTCGGGCTTGCCGGGGGACGGTCTCGGGCCGCCCCTCCGGTGCTTGGTCTATGCAGGGCAGAAGGGGGGGCGCGTCAAGCGCCGCGGCGAGGCCAGCCCGCCGCGTTCAGCCCGCGATCCGCGCCATCGCGGCATCGAGCCGCGCCACCTCGGCCCGCTGGGCCTCCAGCCGGTCGCGCATCTCCTGCACGATCTCCTCCGGCGCGCGCGAGACGAAGACATCGCTCGACAGTTTCGCGATGGTCTTGTCGGCCTCGGCCGCAATCCGCGCGCGTTCCTTGGACAGGCGCGCGCGCTCGGCGCCGAGGTCGATCACCTCGGCCAGGGGCAGCATGATGGTCGCCTCGCCCACCACGGCCTGCACGGCGCCGCGCGGCGGGTCGCCCTCCAGCGCGCGGACCTCAGTCGCACGGCCGAGGCGCTTGATCGCGTCCTCCCAGCGCGTCGCGCGCGCCAGCGATTCGCCCGACGCCCCGGCCAGCAGCAGCGGCACGGTGATCGACGGTGCGACGTTCATCTCGGAGCGCACGGTGCGGACCTCGCTGATCAGGCGCACCACCCAGTCCAGTTCGGCACGCGCCTCGGCGGCGTCACGCACGCTCGCGGCCTCGGGCCAGGTTTCCCGGATCAGGCTGCACTCCGCGCCATAGCCCATGCGGTGCCACAGCTCCTCGGTGATGTAGGGCATCACCGGGTGCAGCAGGCGTAGGATCACGCCCAGCACATGCTGCGCGGCGCCCTTCACCTCCTCCTTCTCCGGTCCGTCGGGACCGAGCAGCACGGGCTTCGCGAATTCCAGGAACCAGTCGCAGAAGCCGCCCCAGGTGAAGCGGTAGCAGGCCATGGCGTAGTCATCGAAGCGGAAGGCCTCGAGCGCGGCATTGGCCTCCGCCACCGCAGTGTTCGCGGCATCGAGGATCCAGCGCGACAGCGGCAGCGTGGCGGTGGCCAGGTCGAAATCCGGCCGCGGCGCGATGCCGTTCATCTCGCAGAAGCGCGCCGCGTTCCAGATTTTCGTGGCGAAGGCGCGGTAGCCCTCGATGCGCTGCTTCGCCAGCTTGATGTCGCGCCCCGGCCCGGCCAGTGCACACAGCGTGAAGCGCACCGCATCCGCGCCATGCGCGTCGACCAGTTCCAGGGGATCGAGCACATTCCCCTTCGACTTCGACATCTTCTGGCCCTTCTCGTCGCGCACCAGGCCGTGGATGCAGACCGTCTTGAAGGGCACTTCGCCCATGAAGTGGATACCCATCATCATCATGCGGGCGACCCAGAAGAAGATGATGTCGAAG from Roseomonas fluvialis encodes the following:
- a CDS encoding exodeoxyribonuclease III; protein product: MKLATFNVNSIRQRAGHVARFLARAQPDLLFLQETRCTAEQVPTTEFEALGYHTHAVGQGGGRNGVAVIARIPFDIVAEHLPGDTEDTQARYIEVQAKGLNAAGIYLPNGNSGGDPGYAYKLAWMDRLRAVAAERLDTFTPFAVLGDFNVCPTDADLAPGALPPTDALVRPETRAHFRALLHLGLTDALRALHPAETLFTYWDYGAAFETNRGLRIDHVLLSPDLAERLDTCEVDTAPRSEAQPSDHTPVIATLR
- a CDS encoding HesB/IscA family protein, which gives rise to MPDGTATLPAFRVTDRAAAQVADIAAREGRPGAGLRLAVEAGGCSGFQYKFGLEDAPAEDDLVVGDGAGRVFVDPVSLDLLAGAELDWAEELIGAHFAIRNPQAVSACGCGTSFSVG
- the ilvD gene encoding dihydroxy-acid dehydratase — its product is MSAKAWDKSRLPSRHTTMGPERAPHRSYYYAMGLTKEEIEQPLVGVASCWNEAAPCNIALSRQAQAAKAGVKAAGATPREFTTITVTDGIAMGHQSMKSSLASREAIADSIELTMRGHCYDALVGIAGCDKSLPGVMMSMIRLNVPSVFMYGGSIMPGRHHGRDVTVLDVFEAVGQHAAGNMSDEELDELERHACPGAGACGGQFTANTMACVSEMIGLALPFSAGAPAPDETRDDHAVASGKAVVELIRRNLRPRDIVTLDSLHNAAAIVGATGGSTNAALHLPAMAHEAGIRFTLQDVAEIMRKTPHIADLKPGGKYVAADVFRIGGVPVIIKALLDGGYVKGDCLTVTGRTVAENHREVIVPRDQDVVRPTSDPISPIGGVVALKGNLAPEGGIVKIAGMTNLRFEGTALCFDCEEDAFAAVEARAYKAGDVIIVRYEGPKGGPGMREMLSTTSAIYGQGMGDKVALITDGRFSGATRGFCIGHVGPEAAVGGPIALLENGDRIVIDAQAGTIDMIVPEEEIARRRAAWKPRGHDYNAGALWKYAQLVGPAYLGAVTNPGGAAETHCYADQ